Within Epilithonimonas zeae, the genomic segment GAGGATAAAGAAATTACGATTTCAAAAGCTAATGATGACCAAGTTCATTTCTCGCCTTTAAGTTATCTGGATTCTTACAAAAAAGATTACAATGTAAGTTATTCCGGCAAGAAAACAATCAGCGGAATTCCTGTTGATGTCGTTAAGATGACTCCGGTAAAATCTAATGGGTTAAAAAGTGTGACTTTATACATCAATTCGCCCCAAAAGAAATTAATCAAGCTAGAGCAACTTTCTACAAATAATGAATTGGCGGTTATTACAATCAGTAATTATAAAGAAAATCAAACTTTGTCTCCTTCTTTGTTTAGCTTTGATAAATCTAAATATCAAAATTATCTCATAACAGAATTGTAAAGATTAACTATAAATAAAAAATGCATTACCTTTTGTAATGCATTTTTGCTATTTTTTTACTTTATAATCACTAGCACCTTCATAAGGTTGCAAATAACCAAGATTCCAATTAGACTGCAGAAGAGACTCTACAAAAAGGTCATCTCTGAATCTGTGCGGGTCATAAGGCGTTTTCAGACTTACATCAGCAATATTTCCTTTGACATTCCACCAAAAAGCACTCCAGCCGCCTCTCAGTTCTTTGATTATTTCATAAACTGTTTTTCCAGTCGCTCTATTCATTAATTTTGCAAAAACCTGACCTTCGGAAGTTGTTAAGTTTCTCAACTGTTTCTCATAGCTGGCTGCCAATTCTGTTTGTCTCTGTTTCATATAACGGCTTCTGTCAGCGCCTTTCATATTAGCACTTTCTTTTTGAATAGCACGATATTGTTCTAAAGCATCCAAAAACAAAGGATAAACACGATTCAGTTTTTTGTTAAGGAAGAAATAATAATTTCTATCCAATTGATTATTGAAATGTGGATTGGCTCTCAGAGTCAATTCATCCATCACAATGACTTGTTCCCCGTTTATTTTATAGATTTTAGCTTTCTGAGCTTCATCATAATAATACTCATTCCCGAACTCATCTTTCTTCAATTTGCTTTTTGGAATATCATCAAATGATTTCACCTGCAAAGTATCTTGTTGCGAAAAACAAAATACACCAACAAACATTAAAAGAATCGGAATCAATTTACCAAAAATCATTACTTTTACTCTCATAAATAAATTAACAAAATTTAACATCAAAAATCATTCCCTTTAGATATGAGTTTCGAAAATAAATCAATTAAATTCTTAGAACAATATTTAAACACTGCTTCACCTACTGGTTATGAACACAAAGGTCAAAAAATTTGGATGGATTACATCAAACCTTATGTAGATAAAATCGAAGTGGACCATTATGGAACAGCTTACGGAATCATCAACCCAGAAGCCGATTTCAAAGTGGTTATAGAAGCGCACGCTGACGAAATAAGTTGGTATGTCAATTACATTACAGATGATGGCTTAATCTACGTTATAAGAAACGGAGGCTCTGATCAAACTATTGCTCCTTCAAAAGTTGTACACATTCACGGAGAAAAAGGTATTGTAAAAGGTGTTTTTGGCTGGCCAGCAATCCATACAAGAAGCGCCAATCAAAACGAACCGACTCCAAAAATTGATAACATTTTCATCGATTGCGGTGCAATTTCTAAAAAAGAAGTAGAAGAATTAGGAATTTTTGTAGGTTGTATGATAACTTATCCTGATGAGTTTTTTGAACTGAATGACAGATACTTTGTTTGCCGAGCTTTGGATAACAGAATTGGTGGTTTTATGATTGCCGAAGTTGCAAGACTTTTGAAAGAAAATAAGAAAGAATTACCTTTTGGATTATATATTACCAATTCGGTTCAGGAAGAAGTTGGACTTTATGGTGCAGATATGATTGCTGACACCATCAAACCAAATATTGCCATTGTGACAGATGTGACACACGATACAACTACACCAATGATCGAAAAGAAAAAAGAAGGCGATCAAAAATGCGGCGATGGACCTGTTGTTTTCTTTGCGCCAAGTGTTCATCATACGATTCGAGAATTGATTATCCGCACAGCAAAAGAAAAAGAAATCCCTTTCCAAAGAGCGGCAGCAAGCAGGGCAACAGGAACGGATACAGACGCATTTGCACATTCCAACGGTGGTGTTCCAAGCGCATTGATTTCTTTACCTTTGCGATATATGCACACAACTGTGGAAATGGTTTCAAAAGAAGATGTTGCCAACGTTATCAAATTGATCTACGAAAGCCTTCTGAAAATCCAACCAACAATGAAGTTGAAATATCATTAATAAAGTAAAAAGTAAGTACAAAAATGAAAAACAAACTCATAGCACCTTCCCTTCTCTCTGCGGATTTTGGAAATTTACAGAGAGATATCGAGATGCTAAACAACTCTCAGGCAGACTGGTTTCACGTCGATGTAATGGACGGACGTTTTGTCCCAAATATCTCTTTCGGATTTCCAGTAATGAAAACCGTTCAGCAACACGCCAAAAAATTCGTGGATGTCCATTTGATGATTTTGGAACCCGAAAAATATGTGGAAGAATTCATAGATTACGGAGCAGATTTGGTTTCCGTACATTATGAGGCTTGCACACATCTTCACAGAACCATCCATTTGATTCAGAGCAAAGGAGCAAAAGCAGGTGTAGTTCTAAATCCTGCAACGCCAGTTTTGATGTTGGAAGACATTATTGCAGATGTAGATTTGGTTTTATTGATGAGTGTGAATCCTGGATTCGGTGGGCAAAAATTCATCCAGAACACATATAAAAAAATCAGCGAAACCAAAGATTTGATTTTGAGCAACAATTCTACTGCTCTAATCCAGATTGATGGTGGTGTGAATCTGGACAATGCATCCAAACTTTTCGAAGCTGGCGCAGATGTTTTGGTAGCAGGAAACGCCGTTTTCTCTTCAGAAAATCCCGAGAAGACCATTGAACTTTTAAAAATTTAGGAGCTTAATCCCGCTGTCCACTATATCTTTTTTGTCTCAGACATTTTGTCTTCAAAAGAAAATCTTCAACAAAGACAAAAAAGGATGCTGTTCCCATCGGGGCTAGTGACAAAATATCACAAAAAATAGGCTAT encodes:
- a CDS encoding LolA family protein, whose amino-acid sequence is MKNYLKVFLTLTFVGSSFIAQSQTIDTKSKTILDDITKSYKSKKNSYFKFSYSADNQNQTGIFYSDNTRYKLKIMGTEQIFDGNKLYNINDEDKEITISKANDDQVHFSPLSYLDSYKKDYNVSYSGKKTISGIPVDVVKMTPVKSNGLKSVTLYINSPQKKLIKLEQLSTNNELAVITISNYKENQTLSPSLFSFDKSKYQNYLITEL
- a CDS encoding DUF4294 domain-containing protein; the encoded protein is MRVKVMIFGKLIPILLMFVGVFCFSQQDTLQVKSFDDIPKSKLKKDEFGNEYYYDEAQKAKIYKINGEQVIVMDELTLRANPHFNNQLDRNYYFFLNKKLNRVYPLFLDALEQYRAIQKESANMKGADRSRYMKQRQTELAASYEKQLRNLTTSEGQVFAKLMNRATGKTVYEIIKELRGGWSAFWWNVKGNIADVSLKTPYDPHRFRDDLFVESLLQSNWNLGYLQPYEGASDYKVKK
- a CDS encoding M28 family peptidase; the encoded protein is MSFENKSIKFLEQYLNTASPTGYEHKGQKIWMDYIKPYVDKIEVDHYGTAYGIINPEADFKVVIEAHADEISWYVNYITDDGLIYVIRNGGSDQTIAPSKVVHIHGEKGIVKGVFGWPAIHTRSANQNEPTPKIDNIFIDCGAISKKEVEELGIFVGCMITYPDEFFELNDRYFVCRALDNRIGGFMIAEVARLLKENKKELPFGLYITNSVQEEVGLYGADMIADTIKPNIAIVTDVTHDTTTPMIEKKKEGDQKCGDGPVVFFAPSVHHTIRELIIRTAKEKEIPFQRAAASRATGTDTDAFAHSNGGVPSALISLPLRYMHTTVEMVSKEDVANVIKLIYESLLKIQPTMKLKYH
- the rpe gene encoding ribulose-phosphate 3-epimerase, whose protein sequence is MKNKLIAPSLLSADFGNLQRDIEMLNNSQADWFHVDVMDGRFVPNISFGFPVMKTVQQHAKKFVDVHLMILEPEKYVEEFIDYGADLVSVHYEACTHLHRTIHLIQSKGAKAGVVLNPATPVLMLEDIIADVDLVLLMSVNPGFGGQKFIQNTYKKISETKDLILSNNSTALIQIDGGVNLDNASKLFEAGADVLVAGNAVFSSENPEKTIELLKI